The following are encoded in a window of uncultured Sphaerochaeta sp. genomic DNA:
- a CDS encoding GNAT family N-acetyltransferase codes for METYAKCPALRVCGHCPLMEHPYHKQLELQSTYLRTQFTELASCVEPVIGMQQMEGFLHYVEVHFGLDWRGKFASGLISTRQNQFIALRACMLRHPLAERILRSINRLASTHGIDTSFPATKLTLRIRSNQEQVLLCFTLPERIESAFSSFLYALRREHTEIVGIVLSDGESKPSTFWGRSAIEESLCSLKFSLPPTSDFPSCPSQAEVLYMKAMELAQVQDGDIVIDCCTTHGIFTLLSMREGASQSYLLQEYTPYCDEAALNGIEHVERFVGNNEKHLRQFAKRGQRCDTLFLSPSEAGCERSLLDSVLTINPGRIIYLSRQERTLKRDLQHLVQRGFYQVEVIQGVDMHPHSANLHVVASLKHVLAIRPLWRREYPLLGHFLYEAIYVAEGEEPPPLSVLEDPSLSHYIQDFGRDGDYALVAEVQDKVVGVVWVRLFDPQDPGYGYFNSKTPELCIAIEEPFRNRGLGRQLIEEMCKVLMHAGYQKVSLSVQKESRAYRLYQSLGFLVAEERGDAYVMVRLLQGERG; via the coding sequence ATGGAAACCTATGCCAAATGTCCCGCGCTTCGTGTCTGCGGTCACTGTCCACTCATGGAACACCCGTATCATAAGCAGCTGGAATTGCAGAGTACGTACTTGCGTACCCAGTTTACAGAGCTTGCCTCGTGTGTGGAGCCTGTAATTGGGATGCAGCAGATGGAAGGGTTCCTCCACTATGTGGAGGTCCATTTTGGACTGGACTGGCGTGGGAAGTTTGCATCCGGGTTAATCAGTACGAGACAGAATCAATTCATTGCATTGAGGGCTTGTATGCTGAGACATCCCTTGGCTGAGCGGATACTGAGGAGTATCAATCGTCTTGCCTCTACCCATGGTATTGATACCTCTTTCCCTGCAACTAAGCTGACACTGCGTATCAGGAGCAATCAGGAGCAGGTGTTGCTGTGCTTTACGCTTCCTGAGCGGATTGAAAGCGCTTTTTCCTCTTTCCTCTATGCATTAAGGCGGGAACATACTGAGATTGTTGGAATAGTTCTGAGTGACGGGGAGAGTAAACCCAGTACATTCTGGGGACGTTCAGCGATCGAGGAATCCCTTTGCTCCCTGAAATTTTCGCTTCCCCCCACATCTGATTTTCCCTCCTGCCCATCCCAGGCAGAGGTGCTCTATATGAAGGCGATGGAGCTTGCCCAGGTGCAGGATGGAGATATTGTGATCGACTGCTGTACTACCCATGGCATATTTACCCTGCTCTCCATGAGAGAAGGAGCAAGTCAGAGTTATCTACTCCAGGAGTATACTCCCTATTGTGATGAGGCTGCTCTCAATGGCATTGAGCATGTAGAGCGTTTTGTAGGAAACAACGAGAAACATCTTCGTCAATTTGCAAAACGGGGGCAGCGCTGTGATACGCTCTTCCTCTCTCCCTCTGAGGCGGGGTGTGAACGCTCCCTTCTGGATTCTGTTCTTACCATCAATCCAGGACGTATTATCTATCTCAGCAGGCAGGAGCGTACCCTGAAGAGGGACCTTCAGCACTTGGTACAGAGAGGCTTCTACCAGGTAGAGGTCATTCAGGGTGTTGATATGCACCCACATAGTGCAAACTTGCACGTAGTAGCCTCGCTGAAGCATGTGCTAGCAATCCGCCCGCTTTGGAGGAGAGAGTACCCGTTGCTTGGGCATTTCTTGTATGAAGCAATCTATGTTGCTGAAGGTGAAGAGCCCCCACCACTATCGGTTCTGGAAGATCCATCACTAAGCCACTATATCCAGGATTTCGGCAGGGATGGAGATTACGCATTGGTAGCAGAAGTCCAGGATAAGGTGGTAGGTGTTGTGTGGGTACGGTTGTTTGATCCCCAAGACCCTGGATATGGTTACTTTAACAGCAAGACTCCTGAGTTGTGTATTGCAATAGAGGAGCCTTTCCGTAACAGGGGCCTCGGGAGACAGCTCATTGAGGAGATGTGTAAGGTTCTGATGCATGCAGGATACCAGAAGGTATCTCTTTCTGTGCAGAAAGAGAGTAGGGCTTACAGGCTTTACCAAAGTCTGGGCTTTCTTGTCGCTGAAGAGAGAGGGGATGCCTATGTCATGGTAAGATTACTCCAAGGAGAACGTGGGTAG
- a CDS encoding fumarylacetoacetate hydrolase family protein produces the protein MKYVRFKHQEEVSYGLLSDTTIQVLEGSPFTSYRETSEKLSLEEVELLTPCDYSKAICIGLNYSDHAKEFQLPIPTEPVVFMKPSTAALAPNKEIIYPEMSNRLDYEAELAVVIGKKARYVSEADASSYILGYTCANDITARDLQPKQGQWTVAKSFDTFCPFGPFISDEVDPANLVIESRVNGRTMQKSNTSNLIFSVPFLVSYLSRVMTLLPGDIILTGTPGGISGMHKGDTVEILIEGLGVLRNTIA, from the coding sequence ATGAAATACGTACGATTCAAACACCAAGAAGAGGTCTCCTATGGCCTCCTTAGCGATACCACCATCCAGGTACTCGAGGGTTCTCCCTTTACGAGCTACAGAGAAACCAGTGAGAAGCTCTCCTTGGAAGAGGTAGAATTGCTTACTCCCTGTGACTATTCCAAAGCCATCTGTATTGGCTTGAACTATAGTGACCATGCCAAGGAGTTCCAGCTTCCCATTCCAACCGAACCGGTTGTATTCATGAAGCCCTCCACAGCAGCGCTTGCTCCGAACAAGGAGATTATCTACCCAGAAATGAGCAACCGCCTTGACTATGAAGCAGAGCTTGCCGTGGTAATAGGGAAGAAAGCTCGTTATGTATCAGAAGCAGATGCATCATCTTACATACTTGGCTACACGTGTGCTAACGATATTACTGCCCGGGACCTGCAACCCAAGCAGGGACAGTGGACCGTGGCAAAAAGTTTTGACACCTTCTGCCCCTTCGGACCGTTTATCAGCGATGAGGTCGATCCAGCAAACCTTGTTATTGAGAGCAGGGTCAATGGGAGGACCATGCAGAAGTCCAATACCAGCAACCTGATCTTCTCCGTCCCCTTCCTGGTGAGCTACCTCTCCAGGGTCATGACCTTGCTCCCTGGAGACATCATTCTTACCGGTACACCGGGAGGGATCAGCGGTATGCACAAGGGTGATACGGTGGAGATCCTGATTGAAGGACTGGGAGTGCTTCGCAACACCATAGCATGA
- the yicI gene encoding alpha-xylosidase: protein MKFRDGYWNIQKHIRHLPKREIVDIQKLDGKIVIYAAVKPIEFRGATLNTPVITTEISSPLEGVLHIRTYHYKGARNDGPFFELLEDDPAALTYEEEQDGQLSVNAGSLQVTIPLFGPCDLTYQYDGRYLTSSPGKLSGHFQSDDGKTYQSDYLNLSVGEAIYGLGERFTPFVKNGQVVDIWNEDGGTSSEQAYKNIPFYLSSQGYGVLVANPGKVSFEVGSEVVTSVQFSVPGECLDYYLIAGKTGKEVLRRYTQLSGRPALVPPWSFGLWLSTSFVTDYDEKTVHHFIDGMAERKIPLQVFHFDCFWMREFQWVDFTWDDRQFPDPKAMLKGLHERGLKVCVWINPYIAQKSEMFTEGMEHGYLVKKRDGGIWQWDRWQAGMGLVDFTNSEAVSWYRGKLESLLDMGVDTFKTDFGERIPTEVVYYDGSDPEKMHNYYTYLYNETVFSLLEEKRGKGEALVFARSATVGGQKFPVHWGGDCSATYESMAESLRGGLSLSLSGFGYWSHDIGGFEQTATPDLFKRWVAFGLLSSHSRLHGNESYRVPWDFGEEACEVLKYFVELKCTLMPYLYAMANKTHQEGIPMMRSMMLEFPDDPACIYLDRQYLLGESLMVAPIFNERSTASYYLPEGRWTHLLSGEEVRGGRYFRETYDYFSLPLFARPNSLIPVGKETQSCDYDFARDVTFHLFALDEGRSAESQIYNAKGAIVAECMILRKDGIYHVKAKGNLGPWTVFLHNERGVEKISMGSLEKTEKGTLVSFSGGELEATIE from the coding sequence ATGAAATTTAGAGACGGGTACTGGAACATACAAAAACATATTCGCCATCTTCCCAAACGGGAGATTGTTGATATCCAGAAGTTGGATGGGAAGATAGTAATCTATGCAGCTGTCAAACCGATTGAGTTTCGGGGAGCAACGCTGAACACCCCTGTGATCACGACTGAGATCAGCAGTCCTTTGGAAGGGGTTCTGCATATCCGCACCTACCATTACAAGGGAGCAAGGAACGATGGTCCCTTCTTTGAGCTATTGGAGGACGATCCTGCAGCACTTACCTATGAAGAGGAGCAGGATGGGCAGCTTTCGGTGAACGCTGGTTCTTTACAGGTAACCATTCCCCTCTTTGGCCCTTGTGATCTGACCTACCAGTATGATGGCCGGTATCTGACCTCTTCTCCTGGAAAACTCAGTGGACATTTTCAGTCTGATGACGGAAAAACTTACCAGAGTGACTATCTCAATCTCTCGGTCGGTGAGGCAATCTATGGACTGGGGGAACGTTTTACTCCATTTGTCAAGAATGGACAGGTGGTCGATATCTGGAACGAGGATGGGGGAACAAGCAGCGAACAAGCCTATAAGAATATTCCTTTTTATCTCTCATCACAGGGGTATGGAGTGCTGGTTGCCAACCCTGGTAAGGTATCCTTCGAGGTAGGGAGTGAGGTTGTTACTTCTGTGCAGTTCTCAGTACCCGGTGAGTGCCTGGATTACTACCTGATCGCTGGCAAAACTGGCAAGGAAGTCCTTAGGCGGTATACCCAGTTGAGCGGAAGACCTGCACTTGTACCCCCTTGGTCTTTTGGCCTCTGGTTGAGTACTTCATTTGTCACTGACTATGATGAGAAGACCGTGCACCATTTCATTGATGGCATGGCTGAGAGGAAGATTCCTCTACAGGTTTTCCATTTTGATTGTTTCTGGATGCGGGAGTTCCAGTGGGTGGACTTTACCTGGGATGACAGGCAGTTCCCCGATCCCAAGGCAATGCTGAAAGGCTTGCATGAGCGAGGATTGAAAGTCTGTGTATGGATCAATCCCTATATAGCCCAAAAATCGGAAATGTTCACAGAGGGTATGGAACATGGCTATCTGGTAAAGAAGCGAGATGGCGGTATCTGGCAGTGGGACCGCTGGCAGGCTGGCATGGGATTGGTGGACTTCACCAATTCAGAAGCGGTCTCCTGGTACCGTGGTAAATTGGAAAGCTTATTGGACATGGGAGTAGATACGTTCAAGACTGACTTTGGTGAACGTATTCCTACCGAGGTTGTATATTATGACGGAAGCGACCCTGAGAAGATGCACAACTACTATACCTATCTCTACAACGAGACAGTTTTTTCATTGTTGGAAGAGAAACGTGGGAAGGGAGAAGCCTTGGTCTTCGCTCGTTCAGCAACAGTCGGTGGGCAGAAGTTTCCCGTGCATTGGGGTGGTGATTGCTCAGCAACCTATGAATCAATGGCTGAGAGCCTGAGAGGAGGCTTGTCGCTGTCACTTTCCGGCTTCGGGTACTGGAGTCATGATATTGGAGGGTTCGAGCAGACTGCCACACCTGATCTTTTCAAGCGTTGGGTAGCGTTTGGACTACTCTCATCTCATAGCCGATTGCATGGCAATGAGTCCTATCGTGTCCCATGGGATTTCGGGGAGGAGGCCTGTGAGGTGCTGAAGTATTTTGTAGAACTGAAATGTACTCTGATGCCCTACCTCTATGCAATGGCAAACAAGACGCATCAGGAGGGTATTCCCATGATGCGCTCCATGATGCTTGAATTCCCGGATGACCCGGCATGCATCTATCTTGATCGACAGTACTTGTTGGGAGAGAGCCTGATGGTTGCCCCCATTTTCAATGAACGCAGCACAGCTTCCTACTATCTGCCAGAGGGCAGGTGGACCCATCTCCTCAGTGGGGAAGAGGTAAGAGGAGGGAGGTACTTCAGGGAGACGTATGACTACTTCAGTTTACCGCTCTTTGCACGTCCTAACTCACTCATTCCCGTTGGAAAGGAAACGCAGTCCTGTGATTATGATTTCGCTCGCGATGTTACCTTCCATCTCTTTGCACTGGATGAAGGCAGGAGTGCTGAATCTCAGATATATAACGCGAAGGGAGCGATTGTTGCAGAGTGTATGATCCTCCGTAAGGATGGGATCTATCATGTGAAGGCAAAAGGAAACTTGGGTCCTTGGACTGTGTTCCTGCACAACGAACGGGGTGTTGAAAAAATCTCAATGGGATCGTTGGAAAAAACAGAGAAGGGGACTCTTGTCTCCTTCTCAGGTGGTGAGTTGGAAGCAACTATAGAATAG
- a CDS encoding carbohydrate ABC transporter permease, with product MKKRRSLASSLTTVVLSIIAVGYLYPLFLVLINSFKTFSEITSNVLALPTRLVFENFTNAFRIMNYPQYFLNTLIATVVGVCGVVLVSSLAGYRLSRTKTRYSFVIFMVLIAPMMIPFHSFMISLVKVAKELHLIGSPLGLGVLYWGLGASLALFMYHGAVKSVPQELDDCAMIDGASPLRAFFQIIFPLLQPVTVSVVVINTMWMWNDFLLPLLVLSGSKKSLTLQLAAYNFFGLYKVDWNYAMAGVLLTILPAIIFYLSLQRYIIKGMVAGAVKT from the coding sequence ATGAAAAAGCGCAGGTCTCTCGCATCCTCTCTTACCACCGTGGTGCTCAGTATCATTGCAGTAGGATACCTGTATCCCTTGTTTCTTGTTTTGATCAACTCGTTCAAGACCTTTAGTGAAATTACCAGTAATGTACTGGCTCTTCCCACCCGACTTGTATTTGAAAACTTTACCAATGCTTTTCGCATCATGAACTACCCCCAGTACTTCCTTAATACGTTGATTGCTACGGTTGTTGGGGTGTGTGGCGTAGTATTGGTGAGCTCTCTTGCAGGGTATCGTCTCAGCAGGACGAAAACACGCTACAGTTTTGTCATTTTCATGGTGCTTATTGCCCCCATGATGATACCGTTCCACTCTTTCATGATCTCCTTGGTTAAAGTCGCCAAGGAACTGCATCTCATAGGATCTCCCCTTGGATTGGGTGTCTTGTATTGGGGTCTTGGTGCTTCGCTTGCTCTGTTTATGTATCATGGAGCAGTTAAATCGGTGCCCCAGGAACTGGATGACTGTGCCATGATTGATGGGGCTTCCCCACTTAGGGCATTCTTTCAGATAATTTTCCCGCTATTACAGCCGGTTACGGTCTCGGTTGTTGTCATCAACACCATGTGGATGTGGAATGATTTCTTGCTTCCTCTGCTCGTGCTCAGTGGCTCAAAGAAATCACTGACATTGCAATTGGCTGCATATAACTTCTTTGGCCTCTACAAAGTCGATTGGAACTATGCGATGGCAGGAGTCCTTCTGACCATTCTTCCAGCCATCATTTTCTATCTAAGCCTGCAGCGGTACATCATCAAGGGAATGGTGGCAGGCGCGGTCAAGACCTGA
- a CDS encoding sugar ABC transporter permease, whose translation MTPLKRKQLSRAMVFIGFTLPALVAILISVEIPFLMSVFSSFTKWNGLDRAQTFIGLENYKELILDDLDMWKAFGFTLRLTLGSVIVTNITALLLAVLLDSDLKGKNTLRAAYYVPNIISLIIIGYIWRFIFSAGFESFFQITGLEFFMFSWLGDVKLVYFSVLMVSVWHSLGFYLVVYIAGLQTVPRDLIEAAMIDGASAVGRFFRVTLPLIMPSITVSVFHSLSNGLKAFDVIFSLTNGGPGNSTTTIALDIYRTAFVINRFGYGTAKSVILFLIILILSLFQVRMFKQREVEV comes from the coding sequence ATGACACCATTGAAGCGAAAACAACTCTCTAGGGCGATGGTTTTTATTGGATTCACCCTTCCAGCCCTAGTTGCAATACTCATCTCTGTTGAGATTCCTTTTTTAATGAGTGTGTTCTCTTCATTCACCAAATGGAATGGGCTGGACCGAGCCCAGACCTTCATCGGATTGGAGAACTACAAGGAATTAATACTTGATGACCTGGATATGTGGAAGGCCTTTGGTTTTACCCTCCGCCTGACACTGGGGTCCGTGATTGTAACCAATATTACGGCTCTTCTACTTGCAGTCCTTCTGGATAGTGATCTCAAGGGAAAGAATACCCTGCGGGCTGCATACTACGTACCGAATATCATCAGCCTGATCATCATCGGATATATCTGGCGATTTATCTTCTCAGCTGGGTTTGAGTCCTTTTTTCAGATTACTGGTTTGGAGTTTTTCATGTTCAGTTGGCTTGGGGATGTAAAGTTGGTTTATTTCAGCGTCCTGATGGTCTCTGTGTGGCATTCTCTGGGATTCTATCTGGTGGTTTATATAGCTGGATTACAGACGGTTCCCCGCGATCTTATCGAAGCTGCCATGATCGATGGGGCTTCAGCAGTTGGTCGTTTTTTCAGGGTTACCTTGCCACTTATCATGCCCTCGATTACGGTAAGTGTCTTTCACTCACTCTCAAATGGCTTGAAAGCCTTCGATGTCATATTCAGCCTAACCAACGGTGGGCCTGGGAACTCCACGACCACCATTGCCTTGGATATCTACCGAACAGCATTCGTGATCAATCGCTTTGGGTATGGTACTGCCAAATCGGTCATTCTCTTCCTGATCATTCTTATCCTATCACTCTTCCAGGTCAGGATGTTCAAGCAAAGGGAGGTTGAAGTATGA
- a CDS encoding extracellular solute-binding protein, producing MKKLLFTLLVLLLAFSPLIAAGQEEKAGPPTLNVLFYSPELAEQYNDMVAAYKAETGVTLDITVLQTDYRSVLTSRLNSGDVPDIFMSSAYADNSTYKDYVYDLTDEAFIQELEPSALQGVTVDGRVLGYPFLVQSHSFIYNKQVFEENGITTLPRTLDEFEAVAKKLQANGVQPFATGFKEFWVLPQTAWQAIANVPVENYGGYENFVSMLNTGKLKFKDIPEMSQVFDLLDLIGEYGGPKPNESDFNDQTSALATGKVAMIHQGNWAEDSIRKTNPEVELGFLVGPTGNNAETAGLMFDSNQTIRIAKDGENLEESLAWLEWLTTSEYGRNWIPGQVKQLSPIKGAAAPDSQIAESTTAMLGEGVPGYPWFYQMFPTGTEQQLGAILQGYCAGLTDRAETLDALDAAYTKIAKAAF from the coding sequence ATGAAAAAATTGTTGTTCACACTCTTGGTCCTGCTTCTTGCTTTCTCCCCGCTCATCGCAGCAGGGCAGGAAGAAAAAGCCGGACCCCCGACTCTTAACGTTCTTTTCTACAGCCCAGAGCTGGCAGAGCAGTACAATGACATGGTAGCTGCGTATAAGGCAGAAACCGGTGTTACCCTGGATATCACTGTCCTTCAGACTGATTATCGTTCAGTGTTGACCAGCCGTCTGAATAGTGGCGATGTCCCTGATATCTTCATGAGTAGTGCCTATGCAGACAACTCAACGTATAAGGACTATGTCTATGACTTGACCGATGAAGCGTTCATCCAGGAGTTGGAACCTTCTGCTCTACAGGGTGTCACGGTTGATGGCAGGGTGCTTGGCTATCCATTCCTTGTGCAATCGCACTCCTTCATCTATAACAAACAGGTATTTGAAGAGAATGGAATTACCACACTACCAAGGACATTGGATGAGTTCGAGGCCGTAGCAAAGAAATTGCAGGCAAATGGTGTACAGCCCTTTGCGACCGGCTTCAAGGAGTTCTGGGTACTTCCCCAGACTGCATGGCAGGCCATTGCAAATGTTCCTGTTGAGAACTATGGCGGATATGAGAACTTTGTAAGCATGCTGAATACCGGCAAGCTCAAGTTCAAGGATATCCCCGAGATGAGTCAGGTCTTTGACCTTCTTGACCTCATTGGTGAGTATGGTGGCCCCAAGCCTAATGAATCAGACTTCAATGACCAGACCTCTGCCCTTGCAACCGGTAAGGTTGCAATGATTCACCAAGGTAACTGGGCCGAGGATTCAATTAGAAAGACCAATCCAGAAGTGGAGCTTGGTTTCTTGGTTGGTCCTACCGGAAACAATGCAGAGACTGCTGGTCTTATGTTTGATTCCAACCAGACAATCCGTATTGCCAAGGATGGGGAGAATCTTGAGGAATCCCTTGCTTGGCTAGAGTGGCTTACCACGAGTGAGTATGGAAGAAACTGGATCCCTGGTCAGGTCAAGCAACTCTCCCCGATCAAGGGCGCAGCAGCTCCCGACTCCCAGATCGCTGAGTCCACAACCGCTATGCTGGGTGAAGGAGTCCCGGGATACCCTTGGTTCTACCAGATGTTCCCCACCGGAACAGAGCAACAGCTTGGTGCCATTCTCCAGGGATATTGTGCAGGTCTGACTGACCGTGCAGAGACCTTGGATGCACTTGATGCTGCCTATACCAAGATTGCCAAGGCTGCTTTCTAG
- a CDS encoding LacI family DNA-binding transcriptional regulator produces MGLTQKEIARNLGISYMTVNRALNNNGYVSKELREKILSYAKEMGYEPHRASQVLVRNTTRTIALFSSTLPEYFWEEVDKGVRAAAAQLRAFNYEVHYHRIPELDTDAYLRELEREINRGVDGIAVVNQRKYRMGTILHRIEEAGIPYVTFNVDAPKSKRLCYIGSDYQAGGRLAADFIARTLQLSPKKEVLVLQCNEELYSLHKEPDINKMRLEGFLSLMQSVFPEITVHVEYFDTRLQVGYKDNQILNLVQQYRDKVQAMYLIPAFNTDFVRALETTQTKEMITVLHDLDTVSIHQLQTRLLSAVIHQSPTLQGYYTVKTLEQIIEQKVAKPLPTVEIDHNLVLTENRDLIQGILATRLMH; encoded by the coding sequence ATGGGCCTTACACAGAAAGAAATTGCACGGAACCTAGGAATTTCCTACATGACGGTTAATCGTGCATTGAATAATAATGGGTATGTCTCAAAGGAACTGCGGGAGAAAATCCTCTCCTATGCAAAAGAAATGGGCTATGAACCCCACCGAGCAAGCCAGGTACTGGTACGAAACACGACCAGAACCATTGCACTCTTTTCCTCCACGCTCCCTGAGTATTTCTGGGAGGAAGTGGATAAGGGCGTACGAGCAGCTGCAGCACAGTTGAGAGCGTTCAACTATGAAGTGCACTACCATAGGATCCCAGAGCTCGACACAGATGCCTACCTTAGGGAGTTGGAGAGAGAGATCAATCGGGGTGTCGATGGAATAGCAGTGGTTAATCAGCGCAAATACCGCATGGGTACCATTCTTCACAGGATTGAGGAAGCTGGAATTCCCTATGTCACCTTCAATGTCGATGCCCCAAAAAGCAAACGACTCTGTTACATAGGTTCAGACTACCAAGCTGGTGGCAGACTTGCTGCAGACTTCATTGCAAGAACCCTGCAACTGTCACCCAAGAAAGAGGTACTCGTCCTGCAATGTAATGAGGAACTCTACTCGCTGCATAAAGAGCCCGATATCAACAAGATGCGGCTTGAGGGGTTTCTCTCCCTCATGCAATCGGTCTTTCCTGAAATCACGGTACATGTAGAGTATTTCGATACCCGTTTGCAGGTTGGGTACAAGGACAACCAAATCCTAAACCTGGTTCAACAGTACAGAGACAAGGTACAAGCGATGTACCTCATCCCTGCTTTCAACACAGACTTTGTCAGGGCCTTGGAAACCACCCAAACAAAGGAAATGATCACGGTCCTGCATGACCTGGACACTGTCTCCATCCACCAACTGCAAACAAGACTACTCTCAGCAGTAATACACCAGAGCCCTACCCTTCAAGGATATTACACAGTAAAAACATTGGAGCAGATCATTGAACAGAAAGTCGCAAAACCACTTCCTACTGTAGAGATCGACCACAACCTTGTCCTTACCGAAAACAGGGACCTAATCCAAGGAATCCTGGCAACGCGACTTATGCACTAA
- a CDS encoding DUF6544 family protein, translated as MGRRSKVVLSIIAVIVVVLLVLLLPPSVLQKRFAGIEQEFVQNLESDEEIFTLEELEGYPLPVQRFFIEGGFIGKQKMSGLKAVFSDVPFSLGVDKPTISIDYTQINDASEPLRFAYIDSHIYGLPFQGLDSFSVGRGSMEGYLAKRIRLFNQIGGHMDKACLVTYLAEAFFLPTVALSDMVSWEAIDDTHAKATMKAYGMEVSGVFTFSEKGEMLVFSTEDRMAASMDGSLEQVPWSAECGEYVIQDGLRVPTRLRATWHYPQGDLLYFDGRDVQITYYY; from the coding sequence ATGGGGAGGAGGAGTAAGGTGGTATTGAGTATTATTGCGGTGATTGTAGTGGTTCTATTGGTGTTATTGCTACCACCTTCTGTACTGCAGAAGCGCTTTGCAGGTATTGAGCAGGAGTTCGTACAGAACCTGGAATCAGACGAAGAGATATTCACCCTCGAGGAATTGGAAGGGTATCCCCTTCCTGTCCAGCGGTTCTTTATTGAAGGTGGATTTATTGGAAAGCAGAAGATGAGTGGACTCAAGGCCGTCTTCTCTGATGTTCCCTTCTCTCTTGGAGTGGATAAGCCTACCATCTCCATCGATTACACACAGATCAATGATGCAAGTGAGCCGTTGAGGTTTGCCTATATTGACTCCCATATCTATGGGCTTCCTTTCCAGGGATTGGATTCCTTCTCCGTTGGAAGAGGTTCCATGGAGGGGTATCTTGCCAAACGGATTAGGCTATTCAATCAAATAGGTGGCCATATGGATAAGGCTTGTTTGGTGACCTATCTTGCAGAGGCTTTCTTCCTTCCCACTGTTGCACTCAGTGACATGGTGTCCTGGGAGGCAATAGATGACACCCATGCAAAAGCAACGATGAAAGCCTATGGAATGGAGGTATCGGGCGTTTTTACCTTCTCTGAAAAAGGTGAGATGCTGGTCTTTTCTACCGAGGATAGAATGGCGGCCTCTATGGACGGGTCTCTTGAACAGGTTCCCTGGAGCGCAGAGTGTGGTGAGTATGTAATCCAGGATGGTCTGCGTGTTCCCACTCGGCTTAGGGCAACATGGCACTACCCTCAAGGTGATTTGCTTTACTTTGATGGAAGGGATGTCCAGATAACGTACTACTATTGA
- a CDS encoding MarR family transcriptional regulator, protein MNDDEMKANIFGSLFLVANRLQVLGDQIDAQVSTKQWLLLAVLLSCENQRCSLTELSKKIGSSRQNIKKMALILEKRGFLKLTRSDEDKRTVLLQPTQACLSHLKTREKNEIAFVESFFTGFDTEKLMVMQESISQWMKNLARMEDTYGEEE, encoded by the coding sequence ATGAATGATGATGAGATGAAGGCAAACATATTTGGCTCTCTCTTCCTTGTTGCCAACCGGTTGCAGGTCCTTGGTGACCAGATTGATGCACAGGTTTCCACCAAGCAGTGGTTGCTTCTGGCAGTGTTGCTCTCCTGTGAGAACCAGAGGTGTTCACTGACTGAGCTTTCCAAAAAGATAGGGAGTAGTAGGCAGAATATTAAGAAGATGGCCCTGATATTGGAAAAGCGGGGGTTTCTTAAGCTTACAAGATCTGATGAGGACAAGAGAACAGTGCTGTTGCAACCAACACAGGCGTGTCTCTCACACCTAAAAACACGGGAAAAGAATGAAATTGCGTTTGTCGAATCCTTTTTTACAGGCTTTGACACTGAGAAACTTATGGTGATGCAGGAAAGTATTAGCCAATGGATGAAGAACTTGGCACGTATGGAGGATACATATGGGGAGGAGGAGTAA